In Canis lupus familiaris isolate Mischka breed German Shepherd chromosome 15, alternate assembly UU_Cfam_GSD_1.0, whole genome shotgun sequence, the genomic stretch ttgccttctcttttccAAATACTTGTTGGAATCCTTTGTCTGTAGAATCTAACTTCTGTCCTCTTGTCTTTGTTACTGTGAATCTAAACTTGTCtccctgtttttgttgttgttgtcttattTAGACCTtaggaggaaaagggaaaaccGATTTAGCCCACAATTTGAAATATAAAGTCAGcgtatttttttccagataagtatttttaaaggatagaATGATTCTTTTTTACAGAGGAAAGggagtatgaaaaataaaaggaaatgcaacAACATGCCAGGAGTCATCATGTATAGAAGGCCTGAATGCAGAGAAACCATTTTAAACAGTTTTCAAAAGTCTCCCTCAGCAGCTACTGTCTACATTATAGTATCCACTCCCAGTGAAAAAGAGAGACTGGTAAATGTAATATTTCCGTGGGGTCACCATGAATAATGTCACATCTCTGctagtaagaaaaaaaggaaggatggacACTGGGATAAGAACAAGCAGACTGTCACAAGTATCCATTGTGCATCCAGCTATGTGCCACATACAGGGAGTGGAAAGGAGGTAAAACGCATTATTTATATCCTTAATAAGTTGTAGAAATGACATAAAATCCACTAAGGTAacgaaaaccagaaaaaaaataagtgatactATTTTATAAACTGTATGGAAGTGTGCTTAAGGCATACAGAAAATGTTGGATGAAAATAATCAGGGCAGAATTCTTGAAAGATATGAGTCATGAAACAAGATCTATAAAGTTCCTTGAGGGCACCTAGCTGGCTGTCAGTGGAGCacgcaactcttaatctcagagttgtgagaccgAGCCCCACAGAGGGTGTAGagactgcttaaaaataaaaccttggggTGCTTAGTGATTGTcaaactcctggtttcagcttgggtATGATTGTAGGGTCATGCAATCAAGCGCACATCATgttctatgctcagcagggatcctacttgcagattctctccttctgcccattttccatgtacacacactcacttgctctctctctccaaaataagtgaaataaaactttttaaaaaatcttaaaaagtaagtaaataagtaaaaatttcctTGGAATAACACAGCATTTTCTGAAGTACACTGCCCAGCTATTTATTCCCTTCTACCCAGCTATCActgatttttaagtgaaatagaCAGATTTCTCAGAGATATCTTTCTCTCATAACCTCATTCTAAATCATTCATTATAGCTTAAGAAAGCATAATTTGAATTGAAGGGATCTAAAAGAGTTAATGAGTTGACATGTTTACTCTCCTAAAGTGAGACAAGATAGACTTGACATTATGGAAAGGTCTAAGTTTAGTCCACctcataagagaaaaagaaaatagactcaaattattttattagctaATTCTCAGATTTTACAATTCTGATGACCTATCccttttacttttccttcaagGAGACCATGTTATTCCATATGCGTTTCATGGCATTCTTTACATCCTCATTCCTCAGAGTGTAGATGAGCGGGTTCAGCATTGGGGTGATGGTAGTATAGAACACAGACACAGCCTTATCCAGGGGGAAAGTAGTGGATGGACGGAGGTAAATAAAGATACAAGGGACAAAGAAGAACGTTACTACAGTGAAATGAGACCCACAGGTAGAAAGAGCCTTGCGCCGGCTCTCTGAAGACCTCTTGCGAAGACTAAAGAGAATGACAGTGTAGGAGGCCAGAAGAATGAGGAAGCACCCTAAAGAGATGAGACCACTGTTGGCAATCACCAACATATTTACCAGGGTTGTATCAGCACAGGCAAGCTTTAGGACTGGGTGGACATCACAGAAGTAGTGGTCAATGACCTGATTATGGCAGAAAGGCAGCTGAAAGGTCAGGAGGGTCTGAACAAAGGAATGACCCAGCGCTCCCAGCCAGGACAGTGATGCCAGCATGATACAAGCATTGGCACTCATGATGGTCGTATAACGGAGAGGCTGGCAGATGGCAGCATAACGGTCAAAAGCCATAACAGTCAAGACAAAAATCTCAGCACAACCAAAAAAGTGGAAGGTAAACATCTGAGTTACACAGCCCCAGTAGGAAATGGTCTTTTTCTCAGAAACAAAGTCTGCAATCATCTTGGGTGCTGTGGCTGAGGAATAGGCAATGTCCACAAAGGACAGGTTACtgaggaagaaatacatgggtGTGTGGAGCCGGGGATCAGAGAAGACCGTAAGTAGAATGAGCAGGTTTCCCACCATGATCACGATGTAGAAGAAGAGGAACAAGGCAAAGAACATCAACTgcattccaggatcctgggagagGCCTAGGAATATAAACTCAGTGACATTGTTAGCCACTTCCATGGGGACCCAGGTGATACTGGTTGGATGGCTCTGGTTCTCtgcaagaataaataaatatcgtAAGCCACTGTAAGCACGGTGGGCAGGAGCAGTCTCATGGAAATACTTAAGGGATGCTAAATATAGTAGAGGAAGCTTTTTGCATCTCTTGTACACAGTTAATGGATGTTTTTCTCACCATTAATTATCTTACCACATCATTGACTCACATTGGATTTTCTGTTACACTTTAACTATCATTCTTTTCTCAAGGGTTAAATGTGGGTAAGAATAGTACACACCATTTAAGTGGTATAAGGATCACCTGTGAAGCACTATGCACATGTCACACTATAAGTGAATATATCATTATCATCACCCATCTTCATGACTGGAGAACATGCTgaatggaagaagggagaagtCTGGGAAGGAGTCATCCTAGGACACCAAAATCCTTGCTATGTTCATCTCCTAATTTCCATGTATATGTATTTCCATGTGCTTCATGTTTAGAAAAAGTCttttgcactattggtgggaatgtgaactggtgcagccactctcaaaaattgtgtggaggttcctcaaggagttaaaaaagaactgtcctatgacccagcaattgcactgctagggatttaccccaaagatacagatgcagtgaaacgctgggacacgtGCATCCCgatgcaatgtccacaatagccacactgtggaaggagcctcggtgtccatcaacagatgatggatagagaagatgtggtctatgtatacagtggaatattcctcagccattagaaacgactaatacccaccattagcttcaacgtggatggaactggagggtattatcctgagtgaagtaagtcaatcagagaaggacaatcattatatggtctcattcatttgggggaatatacaaaatagttaaagggaataaaggggaaaggtgagaaaatgagtgaaaatatcggTGAGGgcgacagaccatgagagactcctaactctgggaaatgaacaaggggtagtggaaagggaggtgggggggggttggggtgactgcgtgacgggtactgagggggcacttgacaggaggagcactgggttgctatatgttggaaaattcaaattcaataatttttttttaaaaaaagtatcgaGTGCTGACACCCACATTCTCAAATATGTTCTTGGGCTAGAGTAGTACCAGAAGATAGTCCAGATTTTTGAAAGGCTCACTTTAGGGGTTCCGGCAAGGATACCCAAAGATATTTGGGCAGCTGCTATATTCTTCCTGAATAGTAACAATCTCAACTTTATCTGGGGTCTCCTCGGGAGCCTTTAAAATTAATCCAAGTCTAAGACCCAAGATCTTCTACTATCTTCTCtgggagaaagagcacaggacTTAAAGATAGAACAATAAGCCTGACTCAACAGCTCTGACTCTTACAGGCTGTGTCATCCTAACACAAGTTTCCTCACTTCTGTTAACTTCAGAGTCCTCCCCTGGGAAAGAATAATGCCCCCATGTAAGGATCAAATTAATTAATGGACATAAAAGCAACAAGTTACCAGTCAATCTAAGTCATAATCATTTCAGTGAAAGAACTTCAGAAACATCACTATCAAACGTCTGAACACTGTGGGCCAGGGCCTGTATGGGATGGATCATTTCCACAGGTCTGTCCAGGTTCTTTAGGTCAAATTCGGTCTCTCGGATAACACCAAAGAACATATACTAGTGATACTGGTGTTAAAGAAATAAGATTGCTCCCTTATTTGACTCCTTAAGCCCcactaaattatttcaaataaaacaaatatcaataCTGAAGCTCCCTGAAATCCTCAGGGAAACAGATTCAGTCTTAATTTCCTCTGTGAGCAACATGCAAGGAGAGGAGAGCAAATACTCTGGATCTCTTTCCTAACAGGAAGTTCCATCCCACAGAAAACTCTTTGTGCCATAGCATCCTTGACGTCAATATTCCTCACAGAGACATTATGACACGTGTACACGTTTTCATGTCTCTGGTTACTTGACATCATTTTATTACCTGTCAACCCTTTGAACTTTTACTTATAGAAACACTTAAAGTCCCAATTTATCCTGTTCCTCTGATTGTCCACAACTGAGGAAATAACTTGCTATTTATGGAACTGAGAGATAAGGAATAATACATTGAGTAGGTAAAGTCTTGAAAAATTCTGCACATGTATAGATGTAACACAACACAGACTATTTAAGGTACCATCTCTATCATCTTCTACATTTCACACAGcaccaatatttatttatcctttcaacTGATAAAAATTTGTAGAGCACATTCTCCGCATCTGGTATCGTGCTGTGAACATAAAAAGGTAGATCAAACCCAATACCTGAcgtaaaaacatttatttagagaaatacCTTGAAGAGACGTTCTCAAATCCTCTTTAGACTGGGCCATAACTTATACAAAATCCTAcacttatataaatgaaaattcctTCGTGATCACCTGACTTCCTTCCACTCACCTAACCATGGTGAAAGTAGTGCACAGAGGAAACTGAATTACCTAGGCTGCACTGTTCGTGTAAAGCTAGAACTAAATTCCAATGGAAATAATAGTGATACACACTTTAAACTACAGTaaactatttcttaaattacttATAATTATTAGAACAGATGTTGTTATGTGGATGAAGACTTTAAACATTCCATTTTTATCCTTGAATATGATTTGAATCAATGACAGTTGCCCTCACCTGTCTCCCTGGTTGTTAATTGATCATTATAGATGGGAAACTTACTCTGGCCATCTTCTGGAGTGTGGTCCCACGACATGGATTTGGGCAACTGGAGATCTTCCTGGATCAATAAAGCTTTCTGAGATGAAACTGGGATCTCTAGTTATATATTCACGCTAAAAGACCAAAATCTGTATAGTGATGCTTCTCTTATGTGTGTGTCGCATTTCACAGAAGGATTACACCTGGAGCCTGAGAAGGGGTCCTACattatttgttctctctctcaatctctctctctctctctctcagattctATGATCTTATAGCTATGCCTCGGCTTCTGATCTGGATTGTAAGGCTCTATTTCTATATCCCTGATGCAAGAGTAACTGTCAGCAATGTGTATGCATCATCCCAGCCCGAGGGAATGGCTAGCCAGGTAGCGATCTGGAGAGGATTGTGAAACAAAGAAAGTGCAAGTATAATTCCCACTAGGTAACcccttttaaaactttattgaagGCTACTTGGTAAATTACTAGTTAAAAATATGCAGGCCATTTTTAGAGCTTTACATTATTTACTCAAAGTTGGTATAAAGGAAGGTTGttgatgctcagtatcactataTTAGACCACTAGCCCAAGTATACTAAGTTTATAAAACTATTaatctgttttcctttaaaatttcatttttaatttgcagAAGCTCAAGTATACAAGCAAAATATTTAGTTTAGTGGCACAGTAAACATCCTGCTTCAGTCCTATTATGGCACAAACGAGTTTTAAGGGAATTAGGTGTTGAAGCTTGACAggaggacacctgtgtggctcagcggttgagcgtctgccttcagctcaaggcatgatcccaggatctggggtcgagtcccacatcagattccttgtggggagcctgcttatcactctcctatgtctctatgtctcttacaaataaataataaaatatttttttaaagaaagagggcTTGAATTGGTGAATATGCCTTTGCGATGCATTATAACATTTGTTACTAAATTACAGGATGAACTTTCAGGTCATGCCTAAAGTTCTCTGTGTTTGAGTGGCACAAACACAACAACAATAAATGCTCAAATACGATTCATCCCATTTAGGCAAAAAGGATTATCATGTTGCATCACAGAAGTGCCTTTTATTGTTGTTTGCAATAGTTATTGCTTGCCTCTCtaggttaaaaataaaggagCTGCCTAGACAAGGAATGGCCAACTGTGAAAGTGTGGTTTTTCCTGAATTCTCCGCTCAAATTCTTTTTGAGATGAAAAACTGTccatgcctctttctctctcttcattagctttctattctttccttccttcctccctccctttcctctttcctaagttccttttttcttcatttccttctttcttttcttcaaaaacacatttagtcagagaaagacaaatgtgtgatttcattaatatgtggaatctaaaaaagctgaacttgtagaaacagagagtagaatggtggttatcagGGGATATGGGTGGGGAAATTCAGGAGGTGTTGTGAAGGGGTGAAAACCTGCAACCAggagatgaataagttctgaggacCTAAGGCATAGCCTAGTGATTTTAGTCAATGATTACTTCAAAACTGCTAAcagactagatcttaaatgttctcaccacacacacacacacaaaagaaatgataattccATGATATGATAGAAGTGT encodes the following:
- the OR4H12 gene encoding olfactory receptor 4S2 isoform X1; the encoded protein is MEVANNVTEFIFLGLSQDPGMQLMFFALFLFFYIVIMVGNLLILLTVFSDPRLHTPMYFFLSNLSFVDIAYSSATAPKMIADFVSEKKTISYWGCVTQMFTFHFFGCAEIFVLTVMAFDRYAAICQPLRYTTIMSANACIMLASLSWLGALGHSFVQTLLTFQLPFCHNQVIDHYFCDVHPVLKLACADTTLVNMLVIANSGLISLGCFLILLASYTVILFSLRKRSSESRRKALSTCGSHFTVVTFFFVPCIFIYLRPSTTFPLDKAVSVFYTTITPMLNPLIYTLRNEDVKNAMKRIWNNMVSLKEK